One Panulirus ornatus isolate Po-2019 chromosome 16, ASM3632096v1, whole genome shotgun sequence genomic window carries:
- the LOC139753893 gene encoding uncharacterized protein translates to MSSLRHTHQRSEKGGPSAAPHRHDTFASTRNGTHQFFYGHFFMHYLQISLLINTNNINYNINYNNDTNNNINYNNDTNNNINYNNDTNNNINYNNDTNNNYNINYNNDANNNINYNNDTNNNYNINYNNDTNNNINYNNDTSNNNNTNYNNDTNNNINYNNDTNNNINYNDTNNNYNINYNNDTNNNINYNDTNNNYNINYNNDTNNNINYNNDTNNNYNINYNNDTNNNINYNNDTNNNYNINYNNDTNNNINYNNDTNNNINYNNDTNNNINYNNDANNNINYNNDANNNYNINYNNDTNNNINYNNDTNNNINYNNDTNNNYNINYNNDTNNNINYNNDTNNNINYNNDTNNNINYNNDTNNNINYNNDANNNINYNNDANNNIHLNNNNTNNNNNNNNNNNNNNNHNVDNNHNCKLVWHMQQVHNDQRSQWVQERKEIHVHLVIAQLPK, encoded by the exons ATGTCGAGTCTGAGGCACACTCATCAAAGATCAGAGAAGGGAGGTCCGTCTGCTGCACCTCATAGACATGACACTTTTGCATCCACACGAAATGGGACACATCAGTTCTTTTATGGACATTTCTTCATGCACTATCTTCAGATCTCTCTACTGATAAACAC CAACAACATCAACTACAACATCAACTACAACaacgacaccaacaacaacatcaactacaacaacgacaccaacaacaacatcaactacaacaacgacaccaacaacaacatcaactacaacaacgacaccaacaacaactacaacatcaactacaacaacgacgccaacaacaacatcaactacaacaacgacaccaacaacaactacaacatcaactacaacaacgacaccaacaacaacatcaactacaacaacgacaccagcaacaacaacaacaccaactacaacaacgacaccaacaacaacatcaactacaacaacgacaccaacaacaacatcaactacaacgacaccaacaacaactacaacatcaactacaacaacgacaccaacaacaacatcaactacaacgacaccaacaacaactacaacatcaactacaacaacgacaccaacaacaacatcaactacaacaacgacaccaacaacaactacaacatcaactacaacaacgacaccaacaacaacatcaactacaacaacgacaccaacaacaactacaacatcaactacaacaacgacaccaacaacaacatcaactacaacaacgacaccaacaacaacatcaactacaacaacgacaccaacaacaacatcaactacaacaacgacgccaacaacaacatcaactacaacaacgacgccaacaacaactacaacatcaactacaacaacgacaccaacaacaacatcaactacaacaacgacaccaacaacaacatcaactacaacaacgacaccaacaacaactacaacatcaactacaacaacgacaccaacaacaacatcaactacaacaacgacaccaacaacaacatcaactacaacaacgacaccaacaacaacatcaactacaacaacgacaccaacaacaacatcaactacaacaacgacgccaacaacaacatcaactacaacaacgacgccaacaacaacatccacctcaacaacaacaacaccaacaacaacaacaacaacaacaacaacaacaacaacaacaacaaccacaacgtCGACAACAACCACAACTGCAAGCT TGTGTGGCACATGCAGCAAGTCCATAACGATCAGCGCAGCCAATGGGTacaagaaaggaaagaaatacaCGTTCACCTGGTCATCGCCCAACTACCCAAGTGA
- the LOC139754129 gene encoding uncharacterized protein, whose product MDERFSGDVASSSQTRKVRTKFAVCSAACVIMSIVSSFLQAYLASLFFGGVAAVSFLLSFKAQTNHESNLNTTTSNATNHQGPYFPPHNTTQPPGLQQLDVSGLGFSASATGHQQNDPREPPPPYSEIHNSTPVPVRNDISSHLYGTFPPRSDEGGAAVMEQPSANELPSYEAAVATRLPH is encoded by the exons ATGGACGAGAGGTTTTCAGGCGACGTGGCCTCTTCCTCGCAAACA AGGAAAGTTAGGACAAAGTTCGCCGTTTGTTCGGCTGCGTGTGTCATAATGAGCATTGTCTCCAGCTTCCTGCAAGCGTATCTAGCGTCCTTATTCTTCG GTGGTGTAGCTGCGGTGTCATTCTTACTCAGTTTCAAGGCGCAAACGAACCATGAGAGTAACCTGAATACAACCACCTCCAACGCTACCAATCATCAGGGACCCTACttcccacctcacaacaccacacagcccCCCGGACTTCAGCAACTTGATGTCTCGGGACTTGGTTTTTCAGCCTCCGCCACAGGCCACCAGCAAAACGATCCGAGGGAACCTCCTCCACCTTACTCGGAAATACACAATAGCACTCCCGTTCCTGTTAGGAATGACATATCTTCCCACCTTTACGGGACCTTCCCACCTAGATCTGACGAAGGCGGTGCGGCAGTCATGGAGCAGCCCTCGGCGAACGAGCTACCTAGCTACGAGGCCGCTGTGGCCACCAGGCTACCTCACTGA
- the LOC139754128 gene encoding uncharacterized protein: MASRQSTTEKSSNILLLAMAIFGVIFISLALQGLYEYAVIAGVLSALLCLVASCCHQGCKQGQTDLEMARNPRNFGRMETDTQNAPNQPGNVPIAPSFPTTHESSLQELDASRLGPPFSGYSLGEDTAAAQHPPSYFEVHNNNPILSTGEPNPPPYCVIDPMVRETTSSSPSVFQPSADGLPSYEAAMATRTFPS; the protein is encoded by the exons ATGGCCTCCCGGCAGTCTACA ACAGAGAAAAGCTCAAACATCCTCTTACTTGCCATGGCGATATTCGGCGTCATCTTCATCTCCCTCGCATTACAAGGGTTGTATGAATATGCTGTTATAGCAG GTGTTCTCTCAGCATTGTTGTGTCTGGTCGCTTCCTGCTGCCACCAGGGATGCAAACAAGGCCAGACTGACCTGGAGATGGCAAGAAACCCACGGAACTTTGGGAGAATGGAAACCGACACTCAAAACGCACCAAACCAGCCGGGAAACGTACCCATAGCACCATcattccccaccacacacgaatcGTCCCTTCAGGaactagatgcttcaagacttgGCCCACCATTTTCAGGCTACAGCCTCGGGGAAGATACTGCCGCAGCACAGCATCCCCCAAGCTACTTCGAGGTGCACAACAACAATCCTATCCTTTCCACGGGTGAGCCAAATCCTCCACCCTATTGCGTCATTGATCCCATGGTTAGGGAAACAACGTCGAGTTCGCCCAGTGTCTTTCAGCCTTCTGCAGACGGACTGCCCAGCTACGAGGCAGCTATGGCCACCAGGACCTTCCCTTCCTGA